CGCCCGCTGGAGCCGACCACAGAGACGGCTCCATTTTATGGAATGAGGATGACTTTGGCACTGAAGATAAATGATCTCTTCTGGGAGAGATCTctcatgctctgtgtgtgcgtgagcatatgcatgtgtgtgtgtgtgtgtgtgtgcgcgtgtgggGTGGGGGTTTGCACAGCGTTCCGTCACGCCCCGAGCCCTCTGAGTGCTGGCTGATTTTTCTTCGGCCCCCAGTCACAGTGGCAGCGTTGGCAGACAGCAGGGCTACTGCTTAATAccttttaaattgttttaattttctgtctttattgatctcacagGGCATGATTAATCAGATCAGTGGAGCAGGCAGTTAGTACATTAAAAATTGTCAGTCCCATGTCAGGGATGATTGGGcgctgaagtgtgtgtgtgagagaggcagtgtgtggatgtgttgtgCAGTTATGTGTTCTGCTGAACGTCTATTCTTTAAAGtttcatgtgtctttgggtGAGTAACAATAAACTGTGTCGTGCTGGATCGTTCGATACGCGGCGCACAATTCAGCTCAGGTGATGGAAGAAATGAACAGTTCAGTTCATCATCTCAGAGGCCGAGTTGAGAtgatttctcctgtttttgtcttccgGGTTTCATTGTGAATCACTGATGTGAAAACTCTGAACGGATCAGACAGAGCttaatttttccatttaaaaatcaTAAACATCAATGTCGCGATATCCAACatggagggatgaaaggaaaaCTTTGCTggattttttaatatatatatttttatattttttatatttagctGTAGCTTGTCTGAAACTAAAGGTGTACACAACAACATTAAAAGTGTAATTTCAGTATGAATTTCTGAGCTTCTTATCACAGCTGCACCTTTGTGATGCTTCGGTTTTAAAACTGAAACcaattttacatatttttgtgCTGTAGCCTGGTACATTTATCTGATATTGacattcctctctctcctgacaGGCTTTGGGGAGCATGTACTTCATCCAcaagacactgaaaaacatctcTCAGTATGATTTTAATGGTAAAAGCTTCACTCTTTATGCATGAtgtttgcattgatttttagcattttatcatTGTTTGTCAGCTAGTGGTGAATTCATAATGCTTTTTTCCTTGAAAAAAAGATATGAGTTTGGATCTCAACATAAACCACACGCCAGAATCTTGTAATGTTATAAAATCAGGTGTTTCAGGACCTTTCTCTGCGTGTAATGACAGTTTGATGGCCACACCTTCTGGCCAGATATTTGCAAAGAACCTGAATTTAAAGTGGAGCTGTTATCTTCCTGCTGCATAGTCCAGTCACGTTAGGTGTGAAAAAGCTCCTCAGAAAAGCTTATGGAAGAACCATAAACATCCTGCAGCTGCCACTCGCTGTGTGGGCCAAACCGATTGTTGTTCACCAAACACAGTCTAATGGCTCACTTATAGATCCTCTCATCACGTATGCCGCTCTGATGAGGTTAACACCAGTTTATTGattgctgtttgcatgttttctcactcttttacatgtcaccccccccccccacagagAAGGATTTTAAAGCCGTGTCAGGGCAGAACAAACACGTGGGCTCTTTGGACGGGGTCACCacagtggagaaagaaaaattCCCAAAGAATTTCTGGCCTGATGTGAGTATGTATGCATGAGTGTGCATCTGTGTATgcctgcatttgtgtgtatgtgtgtgtgtgtgtgtgtgcaggtgtgggGAGGGGTACGTGAGGGCCAAAGGGAGATGTTGGGACAAATGAGTCTACTGGGGCTGCAGGGGCTGTCTGCCTGCTCTGACAGGGAGATGAGACAAATTATGTGAAGGAATCAATAATTATCAGTTTGGCCCTTCAAAGACACGGCTCACTGCTGTTTACTGACTCACTCTAATTTGTCTCTGTTGCAGTTCAAGTGGTCCAGAAAGGGCTTCATGAGGACCCGCTGGATCATACACAACCAGTACGTAGTGTACACTAACAACAACCCCACCCTGATCAGTCATGGTTTAATTCAGCTCACTTTCACTTTTGGTTCTTTGTTGACTTGTGAAATCCTGTTCTTGGAAAAACTCCTGATACTTATAACTCTAAGCTTTTTTCAAACAGCTTGGAAAGCCAGTGAGGTCGTCTGTTAAAGGCCTGTGATgcataaacacaaagaagtcTGGTTTCCCACAATAGCTGTCAAAGAAGTGAAAGCACGGAAATCACGAATGATTTATCTGTCATCAAACAAAGGATagtctgttttcctttctgcttCCTCAGAGGACGGCTGGGTAACATCGGAAATGTTTTGGTACGAGTGCTGATTCAGCACTTGACTGCTGGTATTTTTGACACCTTACTTAgagattaatattttttgtattaacaGGGGATCGCTTGAGTGCTTGTATGTGGCAGGGCTCACCCTGAGTGATGAATTCAAAACtagcgttttagcatcttttagcttACTGTTTTGATTGAGCTCTATAAAGCTTAAAAATCCCTCTCTACACTACCTGCTCTGCAATAGCAAACAGACCAAATTAGCTACTAGCTAATGAACTAACTAGAGCATTTAGCAAATAAAGATGCAGGTATTTCtctcaggagatggtggagaccaaaatagagTTAAAAGGATATTGACTACTGGTCGCTAGAAACACAATGAAAGCCATTGCTGCTTCatgcctgctggatgtgtacaTAAGCAACTGTTAGCTAACACGTTCACCATATCAACTCAACTTGGCgataaaatgctaatgtttgagCACAGCTAGTTTCCACAGCACAAAAGACGCCAACAATCAGTTAATGCATGTGCAATGCAACACAGAATCCAAAGTTCAAATGATTATTGTTGCCTGAACAGAAGCAGCCAAACAAGAACTTTTGATTTAATCAGTAAATATCTAACCACACATTTGATGCCCACCTTCGATACTTGACAGTTTTCGCATTTTGTTTCGAGCAGAAGATATACATTCTAAGGTACGATATCTAGCCCTCCCTCAGAGTTGTTTGAGCAGTTCAGAAACAATTATTCAtagctgctgcagtggctcAAACTCACAacttctgttttttcatctgcTCTGGCCCCTGTGGATGTTTTAGCAAAAACTTGTATTCATTTAGTTTGCTGACTAAAGTGTCCAATTAAAAATTATCAGCTAAATTATATGTATGTGGCCAATGAATATGCTGAATGTTACAGGAGTgtgaacacatttattttaattagcaaagaatttttatttaaattctaTGTTTTGAATCCATTGAATGAAATAGAAGTTAAATATAGCTGTGCAGTCTGTGCTGTCTGAGAACACTGGTCACTGTTTGCTCTGCCGTGTTGTTACCTGCGGGTAATAACAAAAGGAGCCCGCAATCTGTGTGCCACAGCATCAGACTGTGAGTCAACACAGCTCGGGGTTGGATGTACATTAATTGTTTTCCGGTGACAGCCAAAGAACAGGAGTGAACGCTCTGCTCAAAAGACGAATGCGCTTGTTTGTGGACTCAGTATTAACACGAGTGCACTCGTAGATTAGAAGGCTCCTCATAAGTGACACCCgtttgtacaaacacacacactcacctatCAGATGTCAGGCTTTGGTGTTAACAGattgtttcctgtttctaaTCTCCACCTGCCACATATCAccatattttctgtgtgtgtttgtgtgtgttcttcacaGAGGTCTGGACCTGGTCAATGTTCACCTGTTCCATGATGCCTCCAACCTCATTGCCTGCAACTCCAGTCCTTCCATTTACTCAGCCAACCGCAAAAACGCTCTCAGATATGTCATCAACAGGTCAGATATCCAGCTGCACGCAACTAGTAAAAGCTAGATTGCAAAATATACGTTTAAGTTAAACATTAACGTACAAAAGCGATTACAACTGAAAGACTCTTATGAATGGAGGACTTTTCTTACAGTCTCAGCTAATGTCATGAAGCCTTTTCTGTCTTGTAAACAGGATATTTCAGGACTTAACATAAACTCTGACCTTTGAATGGAACAGTAAACTACTTAGAAAATATCATATATATGTGAATTTGTACACACTGAAAGTAAGGTTTAATAGAGAAAAAGGCCCAAACATCTGTGCTGTCTCCTTGCAGGATATCAGACAGCCGCTACACTCCTCTGCCTTTCTTCTTGTTTGGAGATTTCAACTTCCGTCTGGACACACTTAGTCTGGTCCAGGTAACTTGAATGCCTCTTGAAGCTCAGGTGCTGAGGATGTGTATCAGCCTGACATTTTGACTTAGACCcttccttttgtttgtgtttctgtgagcaGCATCTGTCCACTTCGGCAGATGTGCAGACCGTGAAGAAAGACAGCACTAATGAAGTGGAGAAAATCATCTGCGAAGAAAAAGACAACGACCACCAGGTGATTTAAAGCAGCTCGGTTCAGACAATAACcgacattttatttttagcgCTGCTGTGATTCACCTGCGTTCACTTCACCTGCAGGTGCTGCTCCACATTGAGGAGAAGCTGTTCGCCTACCTGCACCAGGCGGTGTTCAGGGAGGACAATGGCAGAGCAGTGAGTTCACAGTCTCAACTTTCACCTACACTGATGCCATCAGCTACTCCACAGCCTCAGAGAAACTCTATGCTGTGACTATAACTATAATACAACAGGCTGCTTAGCAACAATCTCACATGTCTTCACAGATTTTAGATTAGATCCTGTCAGCGGAAATCAATCCTATGAATGAcagtacagtaaatacagttaGGAGGTAAACCAAACTGTGGTAACTGTGACAGGGTTTTCACTTGTTCTTAAGTTGTACTCGCTGGCCTCATGCTTGTCATGCATGTGTTGAGGTTTCCTGTAATCAGTGTCGGCCTCTACCCTTCAGCTTCTGAAATATGACAAAGAAGCCGCAGCATTCCACGATGTTGTTAGGGAAGAGGACATCAAATTTCCACCCAGGTAAGATTTCTAGCTGAGCTCCTTGCTGCAGACAAACTGCTCATAAACTCCCACCTCTGTTGTTATCCCTTAAATATCTCCCTCTGTCCCTTTCAGCTACCCCTACAGTGAAGAGTACACTAAACCGACCCAGTACATGAACACTCGCTGTCCTGCCTGGTGTGATCGTATCCTCATGTCTCACACTGCCCAAGCATTCATTCACAAGGTCAGTCGATGCTCACCATCATGGTAGCTGAATGAAGCTGCAGGTTATCTGCCTTTAACACACAAAGTGCGGAATATGCAGTGGAAGGCTTgtatatacacactcacacatgcacaaagtcaCGTGACTGAAGAgtcaacatatttaaatctcttatttttctttgaaaGAATCTTATCTCTTGTTTTGAGCAATTTCTCGCTCAAGCTTCATGTTCTCATGCAGCATGTATTGATTTTGCACTAACGTTAATCATAACAGTGACAGATTTACCTCTCaaaatttatatttaaaaaaaacaatcctcGATTTtatacagacaaaaacaggcttCTTATTTTCAGACAGTGGCTGTCGATTTATTTTCGGCTAAATTTCCAACTATAGGGAGCGATATTTGGTAGATGTTGATCTCGTCCAGATGATCTAAAAGTTCATCCTTCTTTGCAGGGAGACGACAGTGAGAAGAGCGTTGTTTACAACACAGTGGGTCCTAACGTCTGTATGGGAGACCATAAGGTAACAGATTAAATAGCATGTATCTTGTGCAGGATAAAAACGGCCCTGTAGAGTAACTCTGGTGTGTTCTTGTGGTTTTTCCTGTAGCCGGTTTTCTTGTTCTTCTCACTGAAGACAAACGACCATTGACTCGGATCCTTCTGAATGGTAAGAGATCGTGCCAGTGGGTGCGTTCCTGTACTGCACGGCGTGTTGAGGcatatatgtgtctgtgtggggaTTCCGGAGGGGAGGATTTAGTGTATGAGAGCGATCACAGTAATCTTGCTCCGCTCCCCAGAGAGCCATAACCCAACCTGGCCCATTGGAGTCGGGATATGAACTAAGATGAAGTGCCTGCGGGACACCAGCTCTCCTTTGTGTCCAGCATAGTAGGACCACAGGCGATCAGCACCTTTCACTGATCTATGTCTATTGAATCCTCTCCACTGTCACTGTGGCTACGCACTAAGTGCATTGCTGGCCTGCTTTTCATTAATTACCATCTGGATGGTCGGCTGGAGAGACATGCATTGTGCCGGACAGCATATTGGCATTTTTACGGCcatgattttgttttgctgccgtttgaatgtattttttctgaGGATGGACTGCCTTTTCATGAGGGTCCTtcttcacagagctgcaaaaTGATGAGACCCTTGCAATGAAGGGACTTAAAAGATGCTACGACCAGCTcgctttttcttttgtgtttgacATTCGGAGACTTAGAACAAGTTCAGTCCGGGAACTCGGCTACGTTTTATTGCATCATAACAGATTAATGTATGATCACGTGGGAATTGTTTGCCTTGTTTGTTAAGGGAGGTTATCTTTGACTGCAGCTTTTAATGACTTCTAATGGCCTTGTTTTTAATAGTGAAAGATAATAGGGCACTTTTTAATCCCTGTCAACAAAATACTGTGTCCCCACCTGCTTTATGATTCCTATgcctttgtttgtgttgttgaaCGATGTATGATGTGTAtcttggatgtgtgtgtgtgtctgctgcagagTTTACCACAGTCTCAGTACCAGAAGGTGATCAGCATGACGGTCACCTGCCACAACCCACCCGTCAGCCAGCTGTGGCTCTCGACACAGGAAGCCCCCACTGTGAAAACCCCATCCTCAAATCACCGGTGTCTCACATCTGATCTCACTGCCACACACTGTCGACCTGAGCTCGAGTGGCACCAGCGCAGCACAGCAGCTTTCCTGGATTTCTGAgatcctcctctcactctcagaTCTTAAGTCCTGCGACCTGAAAGCTCAGTGTCACTGAGGATGTTCCTACGATTCCTGCTCGCAGCCATCGagattgtttctcttttttcgtccttctttttttaatgcgACCAAGAATGACGTAAAGACAGCAGTGTGCGACTGTAGACCAGCCCCTTCAAATGGGTGTGCACATGCAACATTCTTACATTTTGATCAGAGTGGATTTTAGctaatgcattaaaaaaaatctgcctttttTGCAGACAGTGTCAGATAAACCCCAGCCAAGGCATCATAGATTGACTTATTTCTTATTGGCActtaataatgtaataaatgtCTCCAGTCAATTAGGCCACTTTGTAGCAACTGAACTGGATAATTCCACTCAGTAGGTTTTATATTAGCTGTTGAATTCAAATCTGAATCCATCATTCAGAAACTCCTGTGTAAATAATTTTTATCTAAACATTATAAAGAACATTAGTGTTAATGTGAGCCACAGTCTGTGTAAAACCTgagtaatgaaaacaaaaaaatatggGATCTTTAATCAGATATTGGACCAGGCCTACTGACTGCATGtgtatgcttttattttgtattttatgccATTTTTAGATCAGGTATTTACCTTTTAAAGTTGTTTACTATCACTGTAAGCAGGATTTGACCGTAAAGCCGGAGACACCGTAGAGGAATGCTGCAATCTCAGTTTCCCGTGAGCATGTTTGTTGAGATGTCCTCCATAGATAATGCCATTTATGAAGGATTTCTGACTGACATGTTATTGTTTTCCCACGCATGCAGCTGCTCCCTCACAGCGGCTTTAACTGTGTCACTCATGATAACATAAAAAAATCCATCTCAGAATTGATTTTGATAAATAATATCATGACTTTAATTGCAAAGTTATGTAGAAATGACACTAGACagtggacaaaacaacaacaaaccaactGCAGCAGTTTCGTCTGTTCATGAATGTCGGGGTAAGAATTAATTCACATAACACAGCAGCAGGGTTGCACCCTGCTGAATTTAAAGTAGCGTTCCTCACTGTTTTACTACCAACTGTACATTAATACCAAGTGCTTTATTCCACAAGCTACAGCTCAGCAGTTCTcaatttttccatttcctcactCACAAAGTTCTCTTTACGGTTTGCACCGAAATCTCTTCCACCCTGGTCTGGTTGGCATCGACCTTATTTCATTGCCAAAACAATTACGCTGTGGGTCTCACGTGTTTAGTTCCAACTCTTTAGAAGCGTGGACGTTTCCAACGCATGGTTTCACTTGAACGTCACACAGTCCcgtatatatacagtatgcacgtgtgtgcacCTGCACACGACacagaagtgattttttttttttttttttttgttctgttgattCACAGTCTCATTCTGTAGCACCATTGCTGTCATATATTTTTGATGTGTGAATTATTGTTTAGATTGTTTTGACCTGGCTTTAATAATGactaaatgaatttaaaatgtgtttgtggtttgttaTTCATCCGTCCATTAGCTGTACCTTATTATCCTTGGGGCATATTTTGTGAAACTCCTTCTGTCTTATGCAGCTTCATGGACCTATATTCATACAGAAATGCTTGTCATGGATAAATTCACAGATATCGGTATAAAGTTCGGACCGTCGGACATGTTTGTAGAGTGGGACTGAAGACTTGCCGCAATAAGATTAAGTCAGTGATGCGAATGTGTGTGTAGAGGAAGTTTGTAAGTAATAAACTTTTAGCTGTTCACTGTTGACCAGTCCTGGGAGTGGAGTTCATTATAAGGCCAGTATTACCTTTAGATTAACTCTGGTCAAACACTACAtcattgaaatatttcacttttgtaaataaaatattaccCTCATAAATATGTTGCATTGCTTCTGATTGGTTGCACCGGCACTGTGTATGTTGCAATCAGGGATGTTGAGACTGACAGCACTGACTTAGGAGAAACAACCATAGCCATTGTATTAGAGTCACGCCTGTGTGAGGAAATGTGAAATTGTGATTGTGATGTATACGTTGCATTTCCTGCATGTGGCTGATAGACCTGAAAGGTTGGGTAATCTGTGCGTCTACTGTAAAAACTGCTGCCTTTCAGGTTTTATCTGTTACTGGGAAATGACACGTGCATCTTGACTGGAGTAACCTAAATATGTACTTTTAGTTATATTgacttgaaagaaaaaataacagcaatacTCGCTTTTGTGCAGTTATAAACTAGAGTCATGCTAAATGAACTTTGATCCTGCACAAACTTAATCCAAGGCATATattactgtatgtctgtgttaTGTATTCAGCTTCCATAGTTTATTTTgcgtcagaagaagaaaaacgaCATCTGAAACAGAGGAGGTATTCAGGCTGCCCTCTAAAGCTGGAATGGGCTGCGCTATTTAGGAGATTTTGCTCAGACTGAAAGTCTTCAAGGGCCAACAAATCAAGAGACCGATTCAAACCtttattgcatttcattttttgtgttgATTCAGTGGTTTGACTCAGATAAAtccaaattatttaaaaaaaaaaaaaatcacagataGCAAATGGAGGGAGCCTAAAACCTGTAATATGCAATGATTGTGCAATGaatgacactgacagcagcacaactACATTGTTGGCACATTTTCTTATCTTTGATGTGAGTCATCAGAGCAGAACTGTCTCCTCTGACTGCTTCATGCAGCCTGATATCATCTGCCTGAGCCGTACGCAGTCTGAACCCACTGAGCCTGAATGGTGAACGAGCTGGTCTGTTGGTATTGATTTCATGTTGAAGTGGGCTGTGGGGGTCATTGTCTTCAATTAGGCTCTACCACACAAGTAAATCACACAAGATTGGACCTTTGACCTTTGCACTCCTCTTCAGCAAATAAACAGGCAGCGCTGCAGCCAAATAATGCCTGTTTACGTTTGatctttcatttaaaagctgACAAGACAGTTTACCACCAGGTTTCAGGTGCTTTTCTCACAATGTGCACTTCAGTATATTTTCACattgtatttcaaaataaattatgcaataataaataacaaagcCACAAACTTCAAGTCAACATTTAACTTAAGCATTTAAGAAATATAAATCACACTTGATTCCCTGTAAATGTCTTTGACCTTTAAAagtgcttctctctctgcactgaATTCTtctaattaaaaatgttttcctccctttttaACATCCTGCATTTCAGGTTTGTGGGCTGTTGTCCATCAGCACATAAACCCACATACATTACAGCAGGATGTGTCATTTAGCGCCTGAAACACCGATgtgaaatctttatttaaaagcaGATACCTTCAAAATAATAGCACGAAATAATCAcaatcagttttaaatgttcATTAATAACTTCAGgttactgtctttttttatttattagtattACCAACAGCATCAtgcagtcattttctctgtttttacaAAACGATGTGTGCGACACAACCTCCAGACATACCAGTGCAACATGTAACAGGCCGGAGATCAGTTCTTACAGTAACTTGGAAAAGTAAACGTGTTTTAGCTTCATTTTACAGCCTGTTGGTCTGTTATTGAACCCTCTGATGCTCCAGATGTCTGTTAGTGACCTTTTCTGAACATGCGTAAATGCTCATTCATCAAACTTTGTATTCAAAACTAGTGACTTTTATTACAGCATGCAGGTCTGCAGAGAAGcccgtgtgcgtgtgtgtgtgtgtgcacgcgcgcgTGTGCGTGACGCGTGTCAGACGTGGTGCGGCCCGAGGCGCAGGACGGAGAAAGCCCTGCGGTGTTTGCGCAGCAGCAGCCGTATCTTGTCGTCGTCAGAGTCGGGGTCCAGGGGCTTGTTGTACTCCTCGTCCTCCACCTCGTTCTCCGAGGCCTCCCCGCTCTGCCCCGCGTGGCTGGTCTGCGTGGAGCTCGGCTCCGAGgcgctcttcttcctccacttgGTGCGTCTGTTCTGGAACCACACCTGAACACAGCGGGTGGGGGAATTACGGTCAGTGGCATGAGGTTATATTTGTCTGCACCATCTTGTTTACAATCATTTCTTATGTAAAGGTATGAAAATCATCCCTGACCCCGTTTCTGCATGATGGTGAGATCAGTGTTCATGAGAGATATGCGTCTAACCCGCTGCTGTTGGTTCTCCTGACCTCCTTTTCTAATATTGGCACAGATGCACATTTTTAAGTTTCTTTTctattcctgtgtgtgtaaGTAATAAGTCAATCCATTGCATCTTTCAAAACAAGAAGTACAAGAGGTGAaaccagaaaacagcagcaaaaaaaaaagaaaaaaagaggaacatgAAACATGGAGTCAAATATTTGCTGTCAACCAGCTCATCTAAACGCATCATTTCAGCAGCTGTAATGTGAACCTGCTGTAATCTCTACCTTCACTTGTGATTCAGTCATGCCCAGAGAATAAGCCAGCCTCGCTCTCTCAGGCCCGGCCAAGTACTTTGTCTGCTCGAACGTTTTCTCCAGAGCAAATATCTGATGGCCGCTAAAGGTTGGTCTGGTGTGTTTCTTCCTGCCTGACATCTCGCCCAGAGGACCACTGCCTGAAAACACCAAAGGAGAAAAACATCTCAGCTTCAGAAATTAGATTCACCCGCTGAAATGCTTCAGGTCatgcaaataaatgtttgcgtcataataaaacaaacagctcatCCCCTGATCAGAATCACTTTGTTACTCATACATCAAAGATCTCAACTTTAAATAAACAGTTTAAAGAGCAGCATCATCCACGTTTTATATAAAAGTGGTGTTTTATGAAGGTTGTATTggatgtttttgcattttaaatcatAGCCTTTAGACGTGACTTTCAAATAGactcacattttaaaatcccaCATTTAATTTGTACGTACTGCTGGACGTGTTTTTGAGATTACTGTATA
The DNA window shown above is from Chelmon rostratus isolate fCheRos1 chromosome 5, fCheRos1.pri, whole genome shotgun sequence and carries:
- the inpp5l gene encoding inositol polyphosphate-5-phosphatase A, translated to METHSDVLLVTANVGSLFDNVGEIQNEWLQELYKTIHSYKPQFIALHFQEVGGKDYMVNMGHAENFFWSIESSEEMKDFDRVCIYVDNQFQAEDSFTALGSMYFIHKTLKNISQYDFNEKDFKAVSGQNKHVGSLDGVTTVEKEKFPKNFWPDFKWSRKGFMRTRWIIHNQGLDLVNVHLFHDASNLIACNSSPSIYSANRKNALRYVINRISDSRYTPLPFFLFGDFNFRLDTLSLVQHLSTSADVQTVKKDSTNEVEKIICEEKDNDHQVLLHIEEKLFAYLHQAVFREDNGRALLKYDKEAAAFHDVVREEDIKFPPSYPYSEEYTKPTQYMNTRCPAWCDRILMSHTAQAFIHKGDDSEKSVVYNTVGPNVCMGDHKPVFLFFSLKTNDH